CTGGCGGCGGGAGAGCCCGATGGCACGCATCAGACCGATCTCGCGGGTCCGTTCGACCACGGAGAGGGCGAGGGTGTTCACCACACCGAGCACCGCGACGATGATCGCCAGGGCGAGCAGGCCGTACACGATGTTGAGCAACTGGCCGATCTGGTCCTTCAGGTCTTCCTTGAAGTCGGCCTGGTTCTGCACCTTGTAGACCGGGTACTCGGCCATCGCGCTCTTCAGGGCCGCGTACGCCTCCTTCTCCTTGCCCTCCTCCGCCTTGCCGAACATGGCCACGTTCTGCGGCATCCGGTCGGCCGGGACGTAGGACGTCGCCGTCGTGAGGTTGGTGTACATCGCGCCGCGGTCGATGTTGGTGTCGTCGGAGGTGATGGCGGCGACCTTCAGCTTCGCCGTATGACCCGCCTTGAAGGCGACGGTGAGGGTGTCGCCGACCTTGACCCCGTGCTTCTCGGCGTAGTCCTCGCCGACGGACATGGCGTTCTCGCCGTACGCCTTCGCGAGGTCGCCGGAGAGCGCGGTGCGCCGGACGTCCTGCTGGTACGTCGGGTCGGCGGCGGTGATCCCCTCGTCCTCGGTCTTTCCGTTCGGGGCGGTGATCTTCGCCTTGAGGAAGGTGTAGTCCGTCATGTGCTCCAGGCCGGGGACGGCGCGCACGGCGTCGGCGGCCTGGGGCACGATCGGGCGGCCGGTGCTGCTGTCCTGGACGATGAAGTCCGCGCCGACCGACTTGTCGAGCTCCTCGGTGGCCGAGGCCACCATGGAGGACCCGACGACGGACAGGCAGGCCACCAGGGCGAGCCCGATCATCAGGGCCGCTCCGGTCGCTCCCGTACGCCGGGGGTTGCGCAGGGCGTTGCGCTCGGCCAGCCGGCCGACCGGGCCGAAGAGCCGCAGGACGACGACGCTCAGGGCCCGCACCACCACACCGGCCAGGAGCGGGCCGATCACGATGAAGCCGATCAGGGTCAGCAGCACGCCGAGGGCGAGGAACATCGAGCCTTCGGTGGCCTTGTCCGTCTGGGTCGTCGCCCACAGGGACGCACCACCGGCCGCCGTCAGGACCAGGCCGATACCGGCCCTGATCCAGCCGGACTTGCCGTCCGCGGGGGTCCCGGCGTCGCGCAGCGCGGCCATCGGCGAGACCTTGCCGGCCCGGCGGGCCGGGATGTACGCGGCGAGGACGGTGACGACGATGCCGAGCACGAGGCCGATCGCCGGGGTCGTCCAGGCGACGGTGAGGTCGCCGGTGGACAGCTCCATGCCCACCGCGCCCATCGCCTTCATCAGGCCGACGGCGAGGCCGACGCCGGCCGCGACGCCGAGCAGGGAGCCGACGATGCCGAGGAGGACCGCCTCCACCAGCACGGAACGGTTGACCTGCTTGCGGCTGGAGCCGATGGCCCGCATCAGACCGATCTCGCGGGTCCGCTGGGCGACCAGCATCGAGAAGGTGTTGACGATGAGGAAGATGCCGACGAGGAAGGCGATCCCGGCGAAGCCGAGCATCGCGTACTTCATGACGTCCAGGAAGGACCCCATGGAGTCCTTGTTGGCGTCCGTGGCCTCCTGCTGGGTCTGGAGCTTGTACGCGGCCGAGCCGTCGAGGACGGTGGCGACGTTCTTCTTCAGCTGGGTGTCGCTGACGCCGCTCTCCGCGCTCACCAGGATCTGGGAGAAGACGTCGGGGGCGCCGAGCAACTGCTTCTGGGCGGTGGCGGTTTCGAGGTAGACGACGGCCGCGCCCGGGTTGGTGACGGTGAAGGACGCGATGCCGCTGATCCGCGTCGTGAAGTCGCCGGTGGCGGCGATGACGCGCAGCTCGTCACCGATCTTCAGCTGGTGCTTGTCCGCGGTGTCGGCGTCGACCATCGCCTCGGTGGGGCCGCGGGGTGCGTGTCCGGAGGTGATCTCCATCGAACGCAGGTCGTTGCCGGTCCAGTTGCTCGCGATGGTCGGGGCTCCCGTCTCGGAGCCCAGGTTCTTGTTCTCGCTGTTGACGACGGTGACCGCCATGGAGAAGACGGAGCCCTCCGCCTTCTTCACCCCGTCGGCCTTCGTGACCTCCTGGACGGCGGAGGCGGGCAGCGAGGCGGGCTTGCCGTTGTCGGGCTGCTCGTCGTTCTCGCCGGCCGCCTTCGGGCTGACGGTGACGTCGGGCGAGGTCACCGCGAAGAGCTTGTCGAAGGTGGTGTTCATCGTGTCGGTGAAGACGAGCGTGCCGCAGACGAACGCCACGGACAGCAGCACCGCCACGGCGGAGAGGGCCATCCGGCCCTTGTGCGCGAGGAAGTTGCGCACCGAGGTCTTCCAGACAGTCATGACGTCCGCCCACGTGCGTCGAAGTGCTTCATGCGGTCGAGGACCTGGTCCGCGGTCGGGTCGTACATCTCGTCGACGATGGAACCGTCGGCGAGATACAGCACCCGGTCCGCGTAGGAGGCGGCGACGGGGTCGTGGGTGACCATGACGATGGTCTGGCCCAGCTCGTCGACCGACTTGCGCAGGAAGGACAGGACTTCGGCCCCGGCGCGGGAGTCCAGGTTCCCGGTGGGTTCGTCACCGAAGATGATCTCCGGCCGGGCGGCGAGCGCCCTGGCGACGGCGACACGCTGCTGCTGACCACCCGAGAGCTCGGTGGGGCGGTGCTTGAGGCGCTCGGCGAGCCCGACGGTCTCCACGACCTGCTGGAGCCAGGCGGCGTCGGGCTTGCGGCCCGCGATGTCCATCGGCAGCGTGATGTTCTCCAGCGCGTTGAGCGTCGGGAGCAGGTTGAACGCCTGGAAGATGAACCCGATCCGGTCGCGCCGGAGCTGGGTGAGCTTCTTGTCCTTGAGCTTGGTGATCTCGGTCTCGTCGAGATAGATCTCGCCCGACGTCACCGTGTCGAGCCCGGCCAGGCAGTGCATCAGGGTCGACTTGCCGGAGCCGGACGGGCCCATGATCGCCGTGAACTGCCCGCGGGCGATGTCCACATCGACATGGTCGAGCGCGACGACCCGGGTCTCCCCGGTGCCGTACGCCTTCACGACCTGCCGCGCTCGCGCCGCGACGGCCGTACGCCCTCCAGTGCCCCCGTGCCTGGGAATGGTCACAGCCGTTGTCACGGTATTTCTCCTATGTCGGTCGATGACTGGACGTCATTGGGTACGGTCCGATTCTGGTTTCTGGACGGTGCCCGGCGCGATGGTGCCCAGCGCAGTCTTCAGGTGGGGTTTTCCCTACCTGCCCCCCTGCGGCGGGCCGTAGCGGCGACGTAAGAACAGGTTAAGGAAATGCCCCCTGACGCCACGTCCTCCGCCGGGAGGAACGGGCCCTGGCCACTATGAGGGGGTGCCCCCTAGGGGACTCGTCCCTCAGGGGGAGGCGAGGTCAGGGGCACCTTTCGGCCCGGCGGGGACCACGGGCGGCGCGACCGCCCAACCGGAGCGGAGGGGTCCGCCGGCGCCCCCTCAGCCGCCCTGCCTCTTCCCCTCGTCGGCCCGCCCCCGCCGGTCCTTCGGTCGTTCTCCTCGCGCGATCCCCGATCGTTCTCCTCGTCCCGCCCCGTACGGCGCTCCCGAATGAGACAGTGCCCCGGGAGATACGTGCATAGGGAAGGAAACCCGGTGAGCGGCTCGGACGACAAGAGGGACGTGGGCGCGGACGGCACAGCCGAGCCCCGCGCGGGCACGGGTACGAATACGGACTCAGGCGCGGGCGCGACTACGGATACGGGTACGGGTGCGGGCTCCGGCGGGGACGGGGAGGGGGACGGCGCGAACGTGTCGCCCGCCCTCACCACCCCCCGGGGCCGCCGCCCCGTCGTGGCGGCCCTCATGCTCGGCATGGCGCTGGCGGCCATCGACGGCACCATCGTGTCCACCGCCGTCCCCCAGATCGTCGGCGACCTGGGCGGGCTCGCCGTCTTCTCCTGGCTCTTCTCCGGCTATCTGCTGGCGGTCACGGTCACGCTCCCGCTGTACGGGAAGCTCTCCGACACCTTCGGACGCAAGCCGGTCCTGATAGCCGGGATCATCCTCTTCCTGATCGGCTCGATCCTCTGCGCGGCGGCCTGGAACATGGGCGCGCTCATCGCGTTCCGCATCGTCCAGGGCCTGGGCGGCGGCGCGCTCCAGGGCACGGTCCAGACCATCGCGGCCGACCTCTACCCGCTCAAGGAACGGCCGCGCATCCAGGCGAAGCTGTCGACGGTGTGGGCCACTTCCGCGGTCGCCGGGCCGGTGGTCGGCGGGCTGCTCGCCGGGTACGCCGACTGGCGGTGGATCTTCCTGATCAACCTCCCGGTCGGGGCGGTCGCCCTCTGGCTGATCGTCCGCCACCTCCACGAACCCGCGCGCCCCCGCCCCGCCGCCCGGCCCCGCGTCGACTGGGCGGGCGCGCTCGCCGTCTTCGCGACCGGCGCCCTGCTGCTCACCGCGCTCGTGCAGGGCGGTGTGGCCTGGCCCTGGCTCTCGGCGCCCTCGCTCGGCCTGTTCGGGGTGAGCGCGGTGCTGGCCGCGCTCACCGTCGTGATCGAACGGCGGGCGGCGGAGCCGATCATCCCGGGCTGGGTGTGGCGTCGCCGCACCATCGCCTCGGTCAACCTGGCGCTCGGCGCGTTGGGCCTGCTGATGGTCGCGCCGACCGTCTTCCTCCCCACGTACGCCCAGTCGGTGCTGGGCCTCGGGCCGATAGCGGCCGGATTCGTGCTCTCCGTGATGACGCTGAGCTGGCCGGTCACGGCGGCCCTGTCCGACCGGGTCTACAACCGCATCGGCTTCCGGCTCACCGCGATCATCGGCATCGGGACCGCCCTGCTCATCCTGCTGGCCTTCCCCCTGCTCCCCTACCCCGGCGAACCCTGGCACCCGGCCCTGCTCATGCTCCTGCTCGGCGCGGCCCTCGGCCTGTTCCAGCTCCCGCTGATCGTGGGCGTCCAGTCGACGGTCGGCTGGGCGGAGCGCGGTACGACGACGGCGTCCGTCCTCTTCTGCCGCCAGCTCGGCCAGAGCATCGGCGCGGCGGTCTTCGGGGCCGTCGCCAACGGCGTCCTGGCCGCCCGCCTCCTCGACGCCCCGGTGACCGGCCTCCCCGACGACCTGGACGCGGTCGCCCGCGCCCTGGAGGACCCGGGCACCCTCTCCCCGGCGGCGACGGACTACCTGCGCCGGGCGGTCGACGCCGCGGTGGACCACGTCTACATCGGGGCCGCCGGAGCCGCGGCCCTGGCCCTGCTCGCCCTGATCACCCTGGCCCCGCGCCGCTTCCCGGTCATCACCGAGACCACCGAGGCCCCGAGGAACAGCGGGGCGGCCGACCGGCAGGACACCTCTTCCTGACCCGGTTCCGCCACGTGCCGTCAGATCGGGTGGTGGCGGCCCCAGAGCCGGTTCGCCAGGGGTGCCGCGGCTCCTACGAGCGCCATGGCCGAGGCGGCGACCCAGTACCTCGGCCCCTGCCCCAGCGCCAGCACCGACACCACGCCCACGACGGCTCCGGCACTCAGGCTCAGGGCCGGCCACCACTCGCTGCGGCGCAGCAGGCCGGGGACGGAGTACAGCGTCAGGAGGGCTCCGACGACAAAGGCGAACTCATACCAGCCGCCTCCGTCCGGGAGACTCCACCCGCTGCGCCGTCCTCCGTTCGTCTGAACGAACCCCAGATGGACCGTACCCGCCACACCCCAGAACAGCCCTCCGGCCCCACCACGCCTATCGACGCTCTCAACTCCCTGTTCCCCATGGGGAAAGAGTAGGCACCGTGCGCATGCGGCCCCGGTCTCTTGATCACGGGTGTCCGGTGGGTACAACCTGTGGCCGGATCCGGCTGTCTGTACGAGTGCAGATCAACTGCATTCGACGCGCAGTGACCATCGGGTGAACACGCCCGGGACGTTCCCGCGCCCTCTCCCTCAGGAGTCCCGCGTGGCAGCCCGCACCCTCGGTACACGCCTGGTCCTCGCCGTCACCGTGGCATCCGCCGCCACCGTGGCATCCGCCGTCGTCGGCCTGCCGCACGTCGCCCATGCGACCGTGCCGTCCGGCCCCGTACAGGCGAAGACCGCCCCCGCCGTGCCGCAGGACGATTTCAACGGTGACGGGTACGGCGATCTGGCGTTCTCGGCGCCCGGGGCGACGGTCAACGGTCTCGCCGGTGCCGGATTCGCCGGAGTGGTCTACGGGTCGAGCAGCGGCCTGAAGACCGCCACCAAGCAGGTCCTCACCCAGGACTCGGCCGGCATCCCCGATGTCGCGGAGACCGGGGACAGGTTCAGCAGCACGCTCGTCTCCGCCGACCTCGACAAGGACGGATACACCGACCTGGTGGTCGGCTCGGCGGGTGAGGACGGCGCCGGCGTGGACGCCGGGACGCTGACCGTCGTATGGGGTGGTGCGGCCGGGCTGTCGGGTGGCGCCACACTCCTGGCGGGCACCCCGTACGGCGAGGTCGGCAGCGAACTGACCGCGGGCGACTTCGACGGGGACGGGTCCAAGGACCTCGCCACGTTCGTGCACGACGACCTCCAGGTCCTGACGGGGCCGTTCACCCGCGCCGGAGCCGCGGCCTCCGCCACCCTGACGCCGTATGCCACGCACCGGTGGTTCGAGCTCAGGGCGGGCGATGTCAACGGCGACGGGCGAGACGATGTCGTGGGTGTCTCCCACCACGACAGCGAGGACGACCTGCGGATGCTGTCCGTCGCCGCGGGCAGCCCCACCGGTCCAGGTCGCTTCAGCGTGGCGACCGGAGCCGACGGGCACCGGCTGGAGGCCGGGGAGAAGCTCGCCGTCGGCAACGTGAACGGCGACGCGTACGCCGACATCGTCGTGGGCCGCCTCGAAGGCTACGACAGCGACGTCGACCACCCCCTCTCGCTCGGCGGCCTGATCACCTATGTGCCGGGCAGCGCCGCGGGCGCCCAGGGCGCCAAGGCGAAGGTCTTCAACCAGGACTCCCCGGGCGTGCTCGGTGCCGCCGAGCGCGGCGACCTGTTCGGCCAGTCCCTCGCCATCGCCGACACCAACGGGGACGGCTACGGGGAGGTCGCCGTCGGGGTGCCGGGCGAGGCGCTCGGCACGGTCGCACGGGCGGGCGGGATAGTGATCCTGCTGGGCACGGCGGCCGGCCCGACGGGCACGGGTTCGACGGGCTTCAACCAGACCACCGAAGGCATCACGGGGACGGCGGAAACGGGCGACCTCTTCGGCGGTGCGGCCGCGTTCGTGGACGGCGACAAGAACGGCCGCGCCGAACTGGCGGTGGGCGCACCCGGCGAGAACGCCGGTGAGGGTTCCCTCTGGGTCGTTCCGTCGATGAAGACCGGAACGGGCTCCTTCACGTTCGGCCACGGCACGCTGGGGACGGTGGCGGTCAAGGCGACCCTGGGGTCGTCCTTCAGCCGCTGAGTCGCGCGCCACCGCCCCTGGCCTCCTGCGACGGCGAGCACGAGTGCGTGTGTTCCGGCCAGACCAGCGGCTGTCGTTCCGCTCCTACGGGCAGGCCTTCTCCTACGGGCGGGCCTGCTCCTACGGGCCTGCCTTCCTGGGCGAACTCCCCGAAGCTCGGGTTCCGGGCTTCGGGCGTCGGGCGTCGGGCTTCGGGACGGTCGGGTCACTCTTCCGGGGGATACGTGAGCGGGTCCCGGCCCGAAGCTCGGGTGCCGGGACTCGGGCGTCGGGATGCGGGACCCGGGGTTCGAGCGTCTTCTTTAACCGGTAGGCAGAAAAGGGGGTTTGGGGAAAACCTCCCCTACCTCCCTGCCCCGTCACGGCCAGGAAGTATGACTAATCGTGACGGCTTGCGGCACAGCGTCACGACTGCTTACGGTGCGAGAACCAAACGACCCCGACACGGTGTTAGAGCACCAGGCCGGGGTCTCACCACAAGATCGATAACCCAGAAAGCCGATCCCATGGCTACCCAGCACCTTAGCCCTGCCCTGCGTGCCCCAGCAGCCTCAGCCGCGTACCCGATGGCCAAGCCCGGCTACGGCAAACGTTCCGCACCGGACCAACAGGCCCGTACGCGGCACGACTTCGCTCTCCTGCCGACCCGTGAGCGGTACGTCGCCGGGTTCGTCGACCACCTCCCCGAGGGTGCGGCGATGAGCGTGAAGACCCTCGCGAAGCAACTCCCGCTCTACGGCCAGCAGGCCATCTCGACGGCTCTCACCGCCTTGTCCGTCGCCGGGCACCTGCGGCGCGTACGGTGCGCGGGCGGTGCGGGCGACGAGACCCGCTGGGTCTTCCGCACGTTCTGGTCGCGCACGGCACGCGACAACGAGTGGTGGAACACCTACCTCGCCACCGAGAAGGCCGCGCTGGCGGCAGCGCCCGCACCGGCGATGTCCGCCCCCGATATGACACCGCCGCCATCTTGGGGCCCGGCCGAGGAACCACTGCCGCCCGCCCCGGAGAGCCTCGACACGGACCGGGCCCCCGAACCCACCGCCGTACCGCAGCAGCGCACCCCGTCCCCCGCACCGGGCGCCGAATCCGCACCGGACGCTGCGGACGCCGCTCCCGTGAAGCCCCACCCCTCCGAAGCCGGCCGGTCTCCCGCCTACCTCGCCCTGGCCCGCCTCGGCCGCGACGACCACCGCCTGGCCCTCTCCGCCGACGACTGCACCGCCCTCGAACCGCAAGCGGCGCAATGGCTCGCCCGGGGCGTGAGCATCGACTACCTGACCCACGCCCTCACCGCAGGACTCCCCGCCCAGGTCGACAGCCCCCTCGGCTTCATCCGCCGCCGCCTCACCGACAAGATCCCACCCCAACTGGCCACGGAGAACTCCCAACCCGCCACCCCCGCCCCAACCCGCCGCCTCCTCATGGAATGCACCGACTGCGGACGCCCCGGCCAGCCAGAAGCCCTCCCCGACGGCCTCTGCCGCCCCTGCCGCACAACCCACACCCGAAACAAGGAGCACACGACCCACCCCGCCCACATCGCCCACGTCAAAGCACACATGAACAACCTCCGCGACCTGCTCAAACCCGTCTGACCCCCACAGTCCGGCCGGTCCCACGGCCCTGGCATACCGAAGCCACCAGCAAGCAGCACTCAGCGACACCAAAGCCCGCTTGCGACGGGACGATGGCCACCCATCCCCTCAACACACCACCCCTCAAGGCCCCGGAAAGGGCAGAATCACCCCCAAGCCTGTAGAGCTTCGAGCAAAGCCGTTCGCACCACGGAGGGCAATATGTCCGTTTCTCAAGAAGTGGGTAACTTCCGCCCCGCCGCCACATAAACCCGCAGGTCACGAACTGTGGTCCCCGCGCACGCGGGGGTGGCCCCCGCCGCTGGAGCGCGGCGACCTTCTGGAGATCGTGGTCCCCGCGCACGCGGGGGTGGCCCCGTTCGACAAGACGCGGAACGAGTGGACCGACGGTGGTCCCCGCGCACGCGGGGGTGGCCCCCAGGACGGGTGGCTGACCCCGGGCAACCCGAAGTGGTCCCCGCGCACGCGGGGGTGGCCCCTCCTCGATCTCGACGAGGCTCGCGATGCCTTTGTGGTCCCCGCGCACGCGGGGGTGGCCCCTACCACAAGGAGAACCTCATGGGTCTGTTCAGGTGGTCCCCGCGCACGCGGGGGTGGCCCCGGTGCGGTGACCAGGTCGGCGCTCGGGTCGGCGTGGTCCCCGCGCACGCGGGGGTGGCCCCGCCCGCCTGACCGCCGGGCAGTGCCTCGACTCGTGGTCCCCGCGCACGCGGGGGTGGCCCCCGAGTCCGCGACATCGCCGCCGTGGTGGCCGGGTGGTCCCCGCGCACGCGGGGGTGGCCCCGTGGGCGACAGAAAGTCCCGCCCCGCTGGTTCGTGGTCCCCGCGCACGCGGGGGTGGCCCCGCGGCGGCGGCCTGCGCCTGCCCCTGGGCCGTGTGGTCCCCGCGCACGCGGGGGTGGCCCCGCGTGCGGACGTCGCGCTGCGAGAGGCGATCAGTGGTCCCCGCGCACGCGGGGGTGGCCCCTCGGGGACCCCCGCCAACCTCGCGTGGGCGTCGTGGTCCCCGCGCACGCGGGGGTGGCCCCTGGCCGACGTCGTTCTGGGCGGCCTGGAGGAGGTGGTCCCCGCGCACGCGGGGGTGGCCCCGACTTCGAGCACCCTCAGCCAGTTGTGAGGGTGTGGTCCCCGCGCACGCGGGGGTGGCCCCCTCGATCTGGGCATGTCGTTCGCCCGGGAGCTGTGGTCCCCGCGCACGCGGGGGTGGCCCCCTCGATCTGGGCATGTCGTTCGCCCGGGAGCTGTGGTCCCCGCGCACGCGGGGGTGGCCCCCTGATGACCCTGCCCCCCGCTCGCGGGTGCTCGTGGTCCCCGCGCACGCGGGGGTGGTCCCACGGACTGCTGGGGGATCAGCGCCATCACGGTGTGGTCCCCGCGCACGCGGGGGTGGTCCCGCTACCGGATCATGACCGGCCGTGGCACGTGTGTGGTCCCCGCGCACGCGGGGGTGGTCCCACGGCCTTGAGGTTCTTGGTGGTGTCGACCTGGTGGTCCCCGCGCACGCGGGGGTGGTCCCAACCTCTTGTACTCCAAGGGCGTCGCCGTGGTGTGGTCCCCGCGCACGCGGGGGTGGTCCCAGCCCGACCAGCTCGGCCCCGGCCCACTCCCGGTGGTCCCCGCGCACGCGGGGGTGGTCCCCGCCCGCGACGAACATTTCGCGCAGGGCTCGGGTGGTCCCCGCGCACGCGGGGGTGGTCCCTTTCTCGATGCGCACTTTGGTGCCGGGGTAGGGGTGGTCCCCGCGCACGCGGGGGTGGTCCCGTGCCGGTGAGTTCGTACCGCGTCGACTGAGTGTGGTCCCCGCGCACGCGGGGGTGGTCCTACCTAGACCCGCCCGAGAACACGACCTACGCCGTGGTCCCCGCGCACGCGGGG
The nucleotide sequence above comes from Streptomyces sp. NBC_01116. Encoded proteins:
- a CDS encoding MarR family transcriptional regulator; the protein is MATQHLSPALRAPAASAAYPMAKPGYGKRSAPDQQARTRHDFALLPTRERYVAGFVDHLPEGAAMSVKTLAKQLPLYGQQAISTALTALSVAGHLRRVRCAGGAGDETRWVFRTFWSRTARDNEWWNTYLATEKAALAAAPAPAMSAPDMTPPPSWGPAEEPLPPAPESLDTDRAPEPTAVPQQRTPSPAPGAESAPDAADAAPVKPHPSEAGRSPAYLALARLGRDDHRLALSADDCTALEPQAAQWLARGVSIDYLTHALTAGLPAQVDSPLGFIRRRLTDKIPPQLATENSQPATPAPTRRLLMECTDCGRPGQPEALPDGLCRPCRTTHTRNKEHTTHPAHIAHVKAHMNNLRDLLKPV
- a CDS encoding VCBS repeat-containing protein, with translation MAARTLGTRLVLAVTVASAATVASAVVGLPHVAHATVPSGPVQAKTAPAVPQDDFNGDGYGDLAFSAPGATVNGLAGAGFAGVVYGSSSGLKTATKQVLTQDSAGIPDVAETGDRFSSTLVSADLDKDGYTDLVVGSAGEDGAGVDAGTLTVVWGGAAGLSGGATLLAGTPYGEVGSELTAGDFDGDGSKDLATFVHDDLQVLTGPFTRAGAAASATLTPYATHRWFELRAGDVNGDGRDDVVGVSHHDSEDDLRMLSVAAGSPTGPGRFSVATGADGHRLEAGEKLAVGNVNGDAYADIVVGRLEGYDSDVDHPLSLGGLITYVPGSAAGAQGAKAKVFNQDSPGVLGAAERGDLFGQSLAIADTNGDGYGEVAVGVPGEALGTVARAGGIVILLGTAAGPTGTGSTGFNQTTEGITGTAETGDLFGGAAAFVDGDKNGRAELAVGAPGENAGEGSLWVVPSMKTGTGSFTFGHGTLGTVAVKATLGSSFSR
- a CDS encoding ABC transporter ATP-binding protein is translated as MTTAVTIPRHGGTGGRTAVAARARQVVKAYGTGETRVVALDHVDVDIARGQFTAIMGPSGSGKSTLMHCLAGLDTVTSGEIYLDETEITKLKDKKLTQLRRDRIGFIFQAFNLLPTLNALENITLPMDIAGRKPDAAWLQQVVETVGLAERLKHRPTELSGGQQQRVAVARALAARPEIIFGDEPTGNLDSRAGAEVLSFLRKSVDELGQTIVMVTHDPVAASYADRVLYLADGSIVDEMYDPTADQVLDRMKHFDARGRTS
- a CDS encoding ABC transporter permease; translation: MTVWKTSVRNFLAHKGRMALSAVAVLLSVAFVCGTLVFTDTMNTTFDKLFAVTSPDVTVSPKAAGENDEQPDNGKPASLPASAVQEVTKADGVKKAEGSVFSMAVTVVNSENKNLGSETGAPTIASNWTGNDLRSMEITSGHAPRGPTEAMVDADTADKHQLKIGDELRVIAATGDFTTRISGIASFTVTNPGAAVVYLETATAQKQLLGAPDVFSQILVSAESGVSDTQLKKNVATVLDGSAAYKLQTQQEATDANKDSMGSFLDVMKYAMLGFAGIAFLVGIFLIVNTFSMLVAQRTREIGLMRAIGSSRKQVNRSVLVEAVLLGIVGSLLGVAAGVGLAVGLMKAMGAVGMELSTGDLTVAWTTPAIGLVLGIVVTVLAAYIPARRAGKVSPMAALRDAGTPADGKSGWIRAGIGLVLTAAGGASLWATTQTDKATEGSMFLALGVLLTLIGFIVIGPLLAGVVVRALSVVVLRLFGPVGRLAERNALRNPRRTGATGAALMIGLALVACLSVVGSSMVASATEELDKSVGADFIVQDSSTGRPIVPQAADAVRAVPGLEHMTDYTFLKAKITAPNGKTEDEGITAADPTYQQDVRRTALSGDLAKAYGENAMSVGEDYAEKHGVKVGDTLTVAFKAGHTAKLKVAAITSDDTNIDRGAMYTNLTTATSYVPADRMPQNVAMFGKAEEGKEKEAYAALKSAMAEYPVYKVQNQADFKEDLKDQIGQLLNIVYGLLALAIIVAVLGVVNTLALSVVERTREIGLMRAIGLSRRQLRRMIRLESVVIALFGALLGLGLGMGWGTAAQKLLALEGLEVLEIPWPTILTVFACSALVGLFAALVPAFRAGRMNVLNAIASDG
- a CDS encoding MFS transporter — its product is MAALMLGMALAAIDGTIVSTAVPQIVGDLGGLAVFSWLFSGYLLAVTVTLPLYGKLSDTFGRKPVLIAGIILFLIGSILCAAAWNMGALIAFRIVQGLGGGALQGTVQTIAADLYPLKERPRIQAKLSTVWATSAVAGPVVGGLLAGYADWRWIFLINLPVGAVALWLIVRHLHEPARPRPAARPRVDWAGALAVFATGALLLTALVQGGVAWPWLSAPSLGLFGVSAVLAALTVVIERRAAEPIIPGWVWRRRTIASVNLALGALGLLMVAPTVFLPTYAQSVLGLGPIAAGFVLSVMTLSWPVTAALSDRVYNRIGFRLTAIIGIGTALLILLAFPLLPYPGEPWHPALLMLLLGAALGLFQLPLIVGVQSTVGWAERGTTTASVLFCRQLGQSIGAAVFGAVANGVLAARLLDAPVTGLPDDLDAVARALEDPGTLSPAATDYLRRAVDAAVDHVYIGAAGAAALALLALITLAPRRFPVITETTEAPRNSGAADRQDTSS